Proteins encoded in a region of the Magallana gigas chromosome 8, xbMagGiga1.1, whole genome shotgun sequence genome:
- the LOC105337043 gene encoding uncharacterized protein: MSSKVRAWLCLGLMTVQTLQTVAYLGSSFKILSEMKDIRFDLEIIFSLSTWSPLDCSRKCETHGTCLSFQYSSLSGQCRLFNTIYLYQDAGVYDIGWQYYIASNRRCRKPFIDGRDLDICFTFAGFHYLTEAKAKCATIQSSFISITSAKENEFLTRLVGTLLNIPFPDTSYTRPFIQGFWDGADWILDNGTPLVYTNWGPDQPKKLHLRKYLKLQDGKWHTMFDSKVRPVFCSYVQ, encoded by the exons atGTCAAGCAAAGTCCGGGCGTGGCTGTGCCTGGGACTGATGACGGTGCAGACCCTCCAGACTGTGGCCTACCTTGGATCAAGTTTCAAAATTCTTAGCGAGATGAAGGACATACGATTTGACCTGGAGATTATATTTTCACTGTCAACATGGAGTCCTCTGGACTGTTCCAGGAAGTGTGAGACCCACGGCACATGTCTGTCCTTTCAGTACTCCTCTCTGAGTGGTCAATGTCGACTATTCAATACCATTTATCTATATCAGGATGCTGGAGTGTACGACATCGGATGGCAGTATTATATCGCATCTAATA GGCGCTGTAGAAAGCCGTTTATAGATGGTCGAGACTTGGACATATGCTTTACGTTTGCCGGTTTTCATTATCTGACAGAAGCTAAGGCGAAATGTGCGACAATCCAGTCAAGTTTCATCTCTATCACATCAGCCAAGGAGAACGAGTTTCTTACCAGATTAGTTG GTACCCTGTTAAATATCCCCTTCCCAGATACCAGTTACACGCGGCCATTCATTCAGGGATTCTGGGACGGAGCTGACTGGATCTTGGACAATGGAACCCCGTTAGTGTACACAAACTGGGGCCCAGACCAGCCAAAGAAACTCCATTTgaggaaatatttaaaattacagGATGGGAAATGGCATACGATGTTTGATTCAAAAGTTCGACCAGTTTTTTGTAGTTACGtacaataa